TCGGCACCCCTCTGCCTCTAGTTTACTCCTTCGTTCTAGATCGTCGcagtgcttagacgaagccctgcaggattgcttcaccaccaccgtcaccacgccgttatgctgacggaactcatctactacctcggcccgcttgctggatcaagatgGCGAGGACgacaccgagccgaacgtgtgcagaacgcgggggtgccgtgcgttcggtacttgatcggacGGATCGCGAAggtgtatgactacatcaaccgcgttgaataaacgcttccgcttacggtctacgagggtacgtagacacaccctccccctcgttgctatgtatctccatggatagatcattgcgtgtgcgtagaattttttttgttttccatgcaacgttcgcAAACAGATGTGCATATTGATGAATTTGCTTTTGattgcaaatgcacatggcaggttggaATTATGGgaatctccccctatatcttggaATCCAATCATGCATGATCATAAAATATTGAAGAATTTGAATGCATGATAAAAATTGGTGACTGACAAAATACAACATGCATGAGTATATAACATTAAGGATCACGGCATGCATATAAAATGTAGCAAAAGAGTCAGACCACCAACAGTTATTAAGTTGCAACTCATCAGATAGCACGTCAAATGAAAAATCAAGAGTCGCAACTTAAGCAAAACAGCCCAATATatgacccgcttgaagactaactcaaaattctccccctttgtcatcaaatgaccaaaagaagacgaaaatgaggactaacaccCCTAAAGAATATCATCTTGAGGAATTCGGAGGAGCGTCAGTGTTGGTGTCGGGGTCGCGCGAAGCAGAAGGGCCTGCAGTAGTGTCTTCAACCTCTTCATTTTCATTTGATGCGCTCGATAATGGAACGCCATATCTGCGATGGATTATTGTCAAGTGGAGCATGAAGAATAACTATAGTTCGATACTACCTTGAAAATCTTGGCACTCAAAGAGTCTGGGTGTTGTAGAAGCCACCAAGCATGtctcagagagagagagagagagagagagagagagagagagagagagagagagagagagagagagagagagagagagagaggggtttcATATCTCTAATTCCAAGACCTCAAAGGTGTTTAGGTCTGGTCTTGACGTCCCAACATACCCATGTGTTTTCCTTTCAGCATCTTTGTTGCCCAAACAAAATTCGTATCGGAGAATTGATGTCAAGGCATAGTCCCCTAGGAAGTTTAAATCAACCCATGGAATACATTGGGATGGCCTGATCCACGGATTTAATAAGGACTTCTTTACTTCCAGCTGACAAGATTTTCTCCATCCATCCATGGACTTTATTCAACCCTCTTTTTTAGGAACTTGACAGCACCATTTTTTGATCTCCCCACATCAAAGGCAATACCATACCTTGGTATTTCTCTAACAAAGTTTCATTTGCTACATTGAGAATACCTTTAATCTCCTCTTTCAAAATTGTTGGGCATCCTTTACTAAATAAAGTAGATCACTTCGACCGATTTACCCTCTGTCCAGTGGCCCAACTGTAACTATCCATTAAAGAAGATACCTCTCTCACCCCTTCTGCTCCCGGAGGGCCGCTTCTccaggatcctttccctctggaAGGGGGAATTTGCAGCCGTTGACATCACCAATGCTCCGTTCATCGTGGGGATGATCATGAAGACCATCATCATCAAcaacaccatcatcaccgtcacccATCTCCAACCCTAGTTTTTAATCTATGAACTATTACCTTAGATCCTTTGCTGAAAGCACCTTTTGATGTTAATTGCTATCTGTAGTTGATGCTTAGAAGTTTTATCGGTGAAAGATTTATTTGTTCAGATTGTTAATCATGGCAAAGTGAATTGGAGAGAGGTACGGTAGTTGTTCGCCATGGATAACAGGAGTGAGGGCCAACGTTTTAAAATCAAGTTGCACGACGGGCAAGAAGAGAGAGGAGGAGCTCATGCGGGTGCTCCACTGCTTTGAGGAAAAAGCATCGAACAAGGCACGTGCAAAGAGGGAAAGGAAGAATAAACGAGTCAGGATAATTTTGCCAACTCAGCCCCTAATGCGTAGGTCTCACTAGTTAGATTTAGTAAACCAAGTAAAACACCGGATCAGGGCTATGTGTTACACACCTGACCTAATGTATTCTTTTGCGATTTTCATCAAGGATTTGGTTCCATGATACCCTAGCCCCGATTTtgcattttttccaaaaatataGAGTTAAACAATTGCAAGATGAATAAGTTCCAAGTTGTAGTATAGGCACGCCTGCTCACATACAAAACACATATGTATGCAGTATTACTGAAAGCTAATAAAAAGTTGGTAGATTTCTTACCTTGTACTATCACTCAAATGTATTAATCCAAATTAGATATTTTTTCTtcttaaaaaataaaaatatagatTTTGTTTTTTGAAAAACACAGTACAATCACATATGTTCACATACACGGACATACAATCACCCATATAAACACACGTACACACACCCTGCCCCTACGAACACGTCTGAGATACTGAACCGGCAACATGTTGAGATTGACAAAGTCCCACTTCCGTCTTGTAGTTGACGGGAACATGTCTTCCAACTGAACGAACATAGCCGAAAAGtttgaaataaatccagaaaaatacgAACACCAGTGCCAAGTCTTAAACTTGAAGCCTAGTGGGTTGTTTCCAGCACTAGGAAACTCGACCTAAAATGCGATATCAAGGACCCCGAAAAACTCGAAAACACTCTACGGCCATATTTAGGATGGTCAGGGCGATTTTTAAGGCCATCTGAGCTATGCTCAGTTTGCAACAGAAAAATGGAAGTAAAAAAGTAGTACCAGGTACAGAAGAAAGATCTACATACTGAGCACCGCAAAAAACTAATACAAATTACACTTGTTGAAGAACTAAAAAACAGAAGGTAAATGAACTGTAAATATATATTTTTAGTGCTAAAATGAACTGGAGATGTGTGTACCATTGCTTGATTGATACTTGGATGGGCCTTGATCGTCACATATGGACTTGGATGGGCCTTGATTTGCTCTTCACTCCCAAACTGATCCCTAAAACAAAATCGATCCCCTTTCTTCCCaaaccgcagccgccgccgccgggcagGATGCAAGGCGAGGCGCGGCTGCCACCGGCGTGTGTATCCAAGGTGCTCGACGACGACGACCTCCTGGCGGAGATCATCGTCCGCGTCGGCTTCCCCACCAGCCTCGTCCGTGCCGCCGCCGTATGCAGGCGCTGGCTCAGCCACGCCTCCGACGGCGCCTTCCTCCGCCGTTTCCGCGAGCTCCATCCGCCCAGGCTCCTCGGCTTCTACATCGCAGAAAGGGAGTATCCGGCCTCCACACGCTTCTTCCCGATGCTGCATCTGCCCccggagctcgccgccgtcgtccaccgcgcAAGCTTCAGGCCGGACGCCTACGAGGGCGCGCATGCCCATGTGGTGGGCTGCTCGAACGGCAGCGTCTTCACCCACCGCGCAAGCTTCTACGTGGACACCTTCAAGCTTGTATTTGCAAGGCACAGGCCGCTGTGCTATGAGAGAGGTATGCGTATGACCATCCTCCCAGGATTAAAACTCAGAACCTCACCAGGCAGTATGTACAGTTGGGCGCAACTCTTCTCCAAACAAGAAGAGGATGGGTGGTCCTACTTTTATCTCGCCGTGAAGGATATCATGGGCGCACCTGGGGTGCTTCTGTATGTGTATATGTTGCAAAATGGTGATGATGTCTGGTGCCTGCATCTCACCTTGGCCTCAGACCTGTATCCATACCAAAGTCCCAAAGGCGTGCTCCTTGACAACAAAATCTATCTGGCGACCGACGATGCGATTATTGTCCTGGATTTGACGTCTTCAATCTTATCGACAATTCAGCCCCCACACGGGGTGAGTTTTGACGTAAGTGGAACCACCATATTGTCGCGGGCTGATGATGGTTCTGTTTTATATCTCATCCATATCAAGGAGCTTCAACTTCAAATCTGGCTCCATAATGGGGATAACTGGTTGCTGGTGGACACCATTTGCTTGAGTGAAATGTGTGCTAATTTTCTCGAGGATGAACCTACTGCTGATATCCAGATAAACCATGTGGGGGACTATAATGAGTTTGTATTCTTGGAGATGGGTCGATGTGTGCTCTACTTGGATGTCAAGCACAGGACGCTGCGTAAAGTATACAAGATGACAGCAGATGAGTATTATTTGGGTGATATCTATCCTTTTATGATGAGCTGGCCTCCCATTTTCCCTACTCTCAGTCCTGCAAGGTTTGCCTTTTGCCCTTTTGGTGATCTGTATAGTGTACTTGTAGAATTTACATAGTTTTGCAATGTGCATCGTGCATCTCACTGTTTAGTATAGCTATGGAGTGGTGTTACATATGTGATTGATTCTTTAGATCAAACAATACTAGTCAAGCCACATATAGTATTCTTGTCTTAAGGTAATTTGAAATCACTTCTGTATTGTTTCCTTAGACATTTTTAACAATACTAGTAAGCGGCATTAGTGAATGCTTGACATAAGATGATTTGAAATCACCTTTTTATTGATTTACTAGGACATTTAACAATACTTATGCATTAGTGTAAGATGATTTGAAATCACTTGTGTACGGAGGAATATTGCAAGGTGTCTACTTGTGGTCATAGTAGGGTACCCTTGTGTGTGGTTGTCGGTGTGTAATGGTTCTTTACAATTGATGTTATGGATATGTAAGCGAAAAAAGTAGGAGTTATGGAGGGATGCAGGTTTGTTTCTTAGTCACTAAAAAATTACACAAGTATCCCTTTAAATATGCTACCATGGTGGATCCCTAATTGACTTTTACTTCCTTGATGCTACTTGGACGGCTACATATATCCGAATCCAACTATCGCACATATATTGTCATCCTTAATAGGTTTCAGCGAAGCTAGTGATATTTCTACGGGCTCAATATTAGTTGCAAGATTACACATGATAGTGTTGATGGTTGTTGTCGTTTGCTAGATGTATACTGAAGTATCAGACTACGGCAAACCACTCTATGGAATATTACTCTTGTTAAACCTTGTGCTGGCACCAGAAGTCATGCTTCCTGAATTTGGTCTTACCTTTATAGTCTCATAATAGCAATTTGTGGTTGTGCTCAAAATTTACTTGTTGTATCGCAGATTACTGAACTATGTGGTGCTGAAAATTgttttgtttgttgtttttcgcATGGATCTCTCATTCTGTTATATCACAATTTTCTGAACTAGCAGTGCAAAATTGCAAATTAGACCTACAAAAATATGAGACATCTTGTATAAGAGGATTAAGAGCTGTAAGATGCCTAGCGTTGTTAATCTGTTATCATGTTGACCTCTACGTTTTCTTGCACAGAAATAGTCAGAAACCCAACAATCCTGGAATCTCCTATTTCTTAAATATAATCATTGTGTAATTTTTTACAGCCGATTTCTCAAATTTGAACCTCAAGCTATGTGTGAGATTGCTAATGCTTGTTTTTTTGTTCCCCAATGGTATGTTCTTTTTCTCGAACGCAAGTGGTAGATTTTTTTTGGCCGGTGCTCTTGAGTTTATTCATGATTTGTGATTCCAGATATATTGCAGTGAAAAATTTCCTTTGATATGGCATTGCAAGTCCAAGCAAACAGTGGCTACTTTTTGCTTGTGTGGTATTTCTCCTTCTATATCAGAGATTTGTTTTGTTGGAATATACAGGctataaaacggaaatatgtccgatCGGGATATGAAGGCATTGAACCTTTACTGCTGTGGCTTTTTGAAATAAAAATTATATTGCTTGACCAAATTCATCGCTTTGATTTTCTGAGCGCACTAAAAATTAAACTATCGTCAGACTAGCCACTTGTCTTGTGAGCCCATCTGATATTTTGATGCTTAAACTGGCAAACCGAATATATCATGACGCCTAATTCCCTGTATCTGGATCCTTGCTCTGTTTTATCTGAAACAGGAATGCCACTTGAAGTACAAGGATATGGGGAAAGCTTTTGGATGACTTGCGACTAGGGTGCCGCCAACCAAGTGCACAGGGCTGCTGCATTTCCTCAGTAGCAGTTCTAACTGTGTTCATTTTAACTTGTAGTGGATTAATTAGGTTACCATTTCACACTCCTGTCTTGTGGCATCAGTAGTGCTAGTGTGTATGCAAGCAACTCTCTCGCCTGGTCTGTTTGTGTTGTTGTCTTGTAGGATTTGGAGAAGTGTCCTGCTTTGTATGTTGAGTAGCCATACTATCTGATATAATACTTGTATTGCAGTCTTGTCCACTTTCTTTTCCCCATGGGCAGTCTTGTCCACTGCTTGCATTTGGACTAGTGTCTTATTGTTGGCCATTTCAGAATCGATTTCAGTTAGAGATGCGTCTGTAGCTAGCTCTGATGTCACAGTAAAAGAAAGCTCCATTGAAGCCACAATATGACTACGCTTCTactagtacaaagttgtactaaagttGGGACACTTAGTTAGGGATGGAAGGAGTATAagactttttagagatttcaatattgactacatacagagcaaaatgagtgagtCTACACTTTAGAATACATCGTATTAAAATCTCTAAAAATGCTTATATTTAGAAGCGGAGGAGTACATCGCTCATGTGCTCGCTCAGTAGTACTCTAATTTGTTGTACTTGTAGAGGGATGAACCTGCAGCAGCAGCCTACTGGCTCAGGTGAATGCATCAGGTACCAGTGGCAAGTGTGCAGAAGTCTTCCTATCCAAATACTCTTTCCGTCCGGAAAAGTTTGTCCCTTAAATAGATGTATCTACCATCAAATTAGTGCAAGATGCATTCATTTAAAGGACAAAAGACGTGCCCTGTAGTATAAGCCAGAAGACCTAGGCCCACGAGCCTGTGTGATCCGTGAACAGACTGACACTATTCACGCGACCAAAAGTATTATCTCCCCATGGTATTTTGTGTTCAAATTTGACCACATATTTGAATAacaaaatattaatgcatgtcataaaaaattaTATTGTCAAAATATTAATACCAAAATATTAATGCATGACCAAAATATTAATGTAGTTTTCAATAATATTATTTTTACTACATACAACTTATATTTTATAAGTTAAAATTATGGTCAAAATATGGTTCAAAATACgagggggactaataaaccaggcAGAGGTAGTAGTTCTCTGTGCTTGACGCCCGTATAGTGCATCACCCGCAGTCATCGTCGGCTCGCCGACGCTCATCCGCGAACTGACCGCTGATGTCGTGCCAACACCGTTGTATTGATCGGGCATCAATCCACCATTGTCAAACCCGACTAGTTGTGACACATCCCGTCGTATGGGCCATAGGATCGCAACGACCCGAACGGGCCAACGGTTGGGAACTGGTCTAGCCTAGCCATCGTGGATGCAAGACCCACGCAACCTGTACAACCATGAGGTGGGGAGCTCCTATTCGGTGCTTCAGGCGCCAGGGAGCTTCCCTGGCGCTGATGcaagtgggccggcccatttagaTTTCACATTTTTTTCTTGGTTCGCTCGATTGCATTtcggaaaagaaaagaaaataaatcaaaATAATACACAAAAGAGGAAAAAATCATGAATTCAAAAttttcattgattttgaaaaaaatcatgaacttgaaaagagttcatcgatttaaaaaaattcatcgaacttaaatttcatcaaatttgaaaaaagttcatcaacaTTAAAAAAAGTTTGTCGAATTTGAAAAAGTTGATTGAACtaggaaaaagttcatcaaatttagaAAAACTTCATCGAAATGGAAGATAGTTCATCGTGGATGCAAGGCCCACGCGACCTATACAACCATG
The Aegilops tauschii subsp. strangulata cultivar AL8/78 chromosome 3, Aet v6.0, whole genome shotgun sequence genome window above contains:
- the LOC109782009 gene encoding uncharacterized protein; its protein translation is MGLDLLFTPKLIPKTKSIPFLPKPQPPPPGRMQGEARLPPACVSKVLDDDDLLAEIIVRVGFPTSLVRAAAVCRRWLSHASDGAFLRRFRELHPPRLLGFYIAEREYPASTRFFPMLHLPPELAAVVHRASFRPDAYEGAHAHVVGCSNGSVFTHRASFYVDTFKLVFARHRPLCYERGMRMTILPGLKLRTSPGSMYSWAQLFSKQEEDGWSYFYLAVKDIMGAPGVLLYVYMLQNGDDVWCLHLTLASDLYPYQSPKGVLLDNKIYLATDDAIIVLDLTSSILSTIQPPHGVSFDVSGTTILSRADDGSVLYLIHIKELQLQIWLHNGDNWLLVDTICLSEMCANFLEDEPTADIQINHVGDYNEFVFLEMGRCVLYLDVKHRTLRKVYKMTADEYYLGDIYPFMMSWPPIFPTLSPARNAT